In Candidatus Binatia bacterium, the following proteins share a genomic window:
- a CDS encoding histidine kinase dimerization/phospho-acceptor domain-containing protein has protein sequence MLRLTDLILAPDRSPSGSPDWPLPAPTAALLARVAPTNLPVLCTDCYGVAFQRIADALHARSGREEMVLVDLRRSSGTLPAGLPNGARGTRTTLCLDGIEHLGPNGQEVFASQIARSHYRLICATDATLDELRARWRPDLFALVSTITVRVPALGRRGPEIPALARERIALLCRELDREPPTLTAAAEAALSAHPWSGDTAELDAVLVRSLLASDAPVLDATDLRWEPDAVLQLAAPAAPAASVASAASAARGAEGNVAPRVDIERAPEHELSHEAELERARERTLEPESTIEREGQAEAAAPPAGVAPPAAQPLAATEPSPSSDVGHDTVSAPTVEALAVELAHQLKNPLVTIKTFVACVESLSEDPHELSQFRALTDEAVTRMDTILDQLLAYARLAPPRRMPLDALAVVRDALREAWRAFAGKQVTLEAPENAELRVVSDPEHLRYALDTLARHVADTIEARGTLRIEVENGGVLRVSYRESGAVTHLRGAATANDSGLPLALLLVRGALGRVGGTFDIEIDDMAVRMRIRLGAS, from the coding sequence ATGTTGCGCCTGACGGACCTCATACTCGCCCCGGACCGCTCCCCGTCTGGCTCCCCTGACTGGCCGCTTCCCGCACCGACCGCCGCTCTGCTGGCGCGCGTCGCGCCGACGAACCTGCCGGTCTTGTGCACGGATTGCTACGGCGTCGCGTTCCAGCGGATCGCCGACGCGCTGCACGCGCGCAGCGGTCGCGAGGAGATGGTGCTGGTCGATCTGCGGCGCAGCAGCGGCACGCTCCCCGCGGGTCTGCCGAACGGCGCGCGCGGCACGCGCACGACGCTCTGCCTCGACGGCATCGAGCACCTCGGCCCGAACGGCCAGGAGGTGTTCGCGAGCCAGATCGCGCGCTCGCACTACCGTCTGATCTGCGCGACCGACGCGACGCTCGACGAGCTGCGCGCGCGCTGGCGTCCCGACCTGTTCGCGCTCGTCAGCACGATCACCGTGCGCGTCCCCGCGCTCGGGCGGCGTGGACCCGAGATCCCGGCGCTCGCGCGCGAGCGCATCGCGCTCCTGTGCCGCGAGCTCGATCGCGAGCCGCCGACGCTGACCGCCGCCGCCGAAGCGGCGCTGAGCGCGCATCCCTGGAGCGGCGACACGGCGGAGCTCGACGCGGTGCTGGTGCGCTCGCTGCTCGCGAGCGACGCGCCGGTGCTCGACGCGACGGACCTGCGCTGGGAGCCGGATGCGGTGCTGCAGCTGGCGGCTCCTGCGGCTCCGGCTGCGTCCGTTGCTTCGGCTGCGTCGGCTGCGCGCGGCGCGGAAGGCAACGTCGCACCACGCGTCGACATCGAGCGCGCGCCGGAGCACGAGCTTTCGCACGAGGCGGAGCTCGAGCGCGCGCGCGAACGCACGCTCGAACCGGAGAGCACGATCGAGCGCGAGGGTCAGGCCGAGGCCGCCGCGCCGCCCGCGGGTGTCGCACCGCCCGCGGCGCAGCCCCTCGCCGCGACCGAGCCGTCTCCCTCGTCGGACGTCGGGCACGACACGGTCTCGGCGCCGACCGTCGAGGCGCTCGCCGTCGAGCTCGCGCACCAGCTCAAGAACCCGCTCGTCACCATCAAGACCTTCGTCGCCTGCGTCGAGTCGCTGTCCGAGGATCCGCACGAGCTGAGCCAGTTCCGCGCGCTCACCGACGAGGCGGTGACGCGCATGGACACGATCCTCGATCAGCTGCTCGCGTACGCGCGTCTCGCGCCGCCGCGACGGATGCCGCTCGACGCGCTCGCCGTCGTGCGCGACGCGCTGCGCGAGGCGTGGCGCGCGTTCGCCGGCAAGCAGGTGACGCTCGAGGCGCCGGAGAACGCCGAGCTGCGCGTCGTCAGCGACCCCGAGCACCTGCGCTACGCGCTCGACACGCTCGCGCGCCACGTCGCCGACACCATCGAGGCGCGCGGCACGCTGCGCATCGAGGTCGAGAACGGCGGCGTGCTGCGCGTCTCCTACCGCGAGTCGGGAGCGGTCACGCACCTGCGCGGCGCGGCGACCGCCAACGATTCCGGTTTGCCTCTCGCCTTGCTGTTGGTAAGAGGCGCGCTTGGACGGGTCGGGGGGACCTTCGACATCGAGATCGACGACATGGCGGTGCGGATGCGGATCCGGCTCGGAGCGTCCTGA